A DNA window from Polynucleobacter sp. AP-Titi-500A-B4 contains the following coding sequences:
- a CDS encoding acyl-CoA dehydrogenase, with amino-acid sequence MPYVAPVKDMLFVMNELAGLSEVVAYPSYAEAGADVDLAPAILEESAKFNQDVVAPLNWTGDQKPSSLKDGVVTTTPGFKEAFEQFAAAGWQGVIHPAEFGGQGLPKLIATACFEMVHSASLSFALCPMLTDGAIEALLTAASPELQEQFVPSMISGEWTGSMCLTEPQAGSDLSMVRSKAVPEGNGTYKIFGTKIYITYGEHDMAKNIIHLVLARTPDAPEGVKGISLFVVPKFLVNADGSLVERNDVHCVSIEHKLGIKASPTAVLQFGDHGGAIGYLVGEENRGLEYMFVMMNAARFAVGMQGIAVAERAYQKAVQYAKDRVQSRDLAGSPGPVAIIHQPDVKRMLMTMRAYVEASRALAYYAAAAYDAQHAAPDETVRKANQSVYEFLVPIVKGFSTEMSIEVASLGVQVHGGMGFIEETGAAQHYRDARILTIYEGTTAIQANDLVGRKTVRDGGATAKVLAQRIAETEKELATSGSADAKAVLKQLTAGRAAFDEAVAYILANAKTDTKAVYAGSFAYLRLSGLVLGGWQMARGLLAAERLRDSDPAFYNTKIATARFFAENLLPQAQALATSIVEGGYSTNALEVEQF; translated from the coding sequence ATGCCATACGTAGCCCCCGTGAAAGACATGTTGTTTGTTATGAATGAATTAGCGGGACTGTCAGAAGTGGTGGCTTACCCATCTTATGCAGAAGCGGGAGCTGATGTTGATTTGGCCCCAGCCATCTTAGAAGAGTCGGCAAAGTTTAATCAAGATGTTGTGGCGCCACTCAATTGGACTGGCGATCAAAAGCCAAGCTCATTAAAAGATGGTGTAGTGACAACTACTCCTGGCTTTAAAGAAGCATTTGAACAATTTGCTGCTGCAGGCTGGCAGGGTGTCATTCATCCCGCAGAGTTTGGTGGCCAAGGTTTGCCAAAGCTGATTGCTACCGCCTGTTTTGAAATGGTTCACTCGGCTAGCTTGTCATTTGCTTTGTGCCCGATGCTGACGGATGGTGCAATTGAAGCATTGCTCACTGCTGCAAGCCCCGAGCTTCAAGAGCAGTTTGTGCCCAGTATGATTTCTGGTGAGTGGACTGGTTCAATGTGCTTGACCGAGCCACAAGCAGGCTCTGATTTATCGATGGTGCGCTCTAAAGCTGTGCCTGAAGGTAATGGCACTTACAAAATATTTGGTACTAAGATCTATATCACCTATGGTGAGCACGATATGGCCAAGAATATTATTCATCTAGTCTTGGCGAGAACGCCTGATGCGCCTGAAGGAGTTAAGGGAATCTCTTTATTTGTAGTGCCTAAGTTCTTAGTCAATGCAGATGGCTCTTTAGTTGAGCGTAATGATGTTCACTGTGTGTCTATTGAACATAAGCTAGGTATTAAGGCTAGCCCAACCGCTGTATTACAGTTTGGCGATCACGGTGGTGCGATTGGTTATTTGGTTGGCGAAGAAAATCGCGGTCTTGAATATATGTTTGTGATGATGAACGCCGCACGTTTTGCGGTGGGCATGCAAGGTATTGCTGTAGCAGAGCGCGCCTATCAAAAAGCGGTTCAATACGCTAAAGATCGTGTTCAAAGTCGTGACCTAGCTGGGTCTCCAGGTCCAGTGGCAATTATTCATCAGCCCGATGTGAAGCGCATGTTGATGACGATGCGCGCTTATGTTGAGGCATCTCGCGCCTTAGCGTATTACGCTGCCGCTGCATACGATGCACAGCATGCTGCGCCAGATGAAACGGTACGCAAAGCCAATCAATCCGTTTATGAATTCTTGGTACCCATTGTGAAGGGCTTCTCTACCGAGATGTCGATTGAAGTTGCCAGTCTGGGCGTGCAAGTGCATGGCGGTATGGGCTTTATTGAAGAGACTGGTGCTGCACAACACTATCGTGATGCACGCATTCTGACGATTTATGAAGGCACAACAGCGATTCAGGCGAATGACTTGGTCGGCAGAAAAACTGTCCGTGATGGCGGCGCTACTGCAAAAGTACTTGCACAACGAATTGCGGAAACTGAAAAAGAACTGGCTACCAGTGGTAGCGCGGATGCCAAAGCGGTGCTAAAGCAATTAACTGCTGGGCGTGCTGCATTTGATGAGGCAGTGGCTTATATCTTGGCAAATGCGAAGACAGATACCAAAGCGGTATACGCTGGTAGCTTTGCTTACTTACGTTTGTCCGGCTTAGTTTTGGGTGGCTGGCAAATGGCACGTGGCTTATTGGCAGCAGAGCGTTTGCGCGATAGCGATCCTGCCTTCTACAACACCAAGATTGCAACAGCCCGCTTCTTTGCCGAAAACTTATTGCCACAAGCGCAAGCTTTGGCGACATCGATTGTTGAAGGCGGGTACTCTACCAATGCATTAGAAGTGGAGCAGTTCTAA
- a CDS encoding electron transfer flavoprotein subunit beta/FixA family protein, producing the protein MKILVAVKRVVDYNVKVRVKSDNSGVDIANVKMSMNPFDEIAVEEAVRLKEAGIATEIVVVTAGVTQCQETLRTALAIGADRAILVETDTELQPLAVAKILKALSDKEQVQVIILGKQAIDDDSNQTGQMLASLMDIPQATFASKVVIADGKATVTREVDGGLETIALSLPAVITTDLRLNEPRYVTLPNIMKAKKKTIDIVKPEDLGVDIAPRLKTLKVEEPPKRSAGVMVADVTALVDKLKNEAKVI; encoded by the coding sequence GTTGATTACAACGTCAAAGTTCGTGTGAAGTCAGATAACTCTGGCGTCGATATTGCTAACGTCAAAATGAGCATGAATCCTTTTGATGAGATTGCTGTTGAAGAAGCAGTGCGCCTCAAAGAAGCAGGTATTGCAACTGAAATAGTGGTAGTGACTGCTGGCGTGACTCAATGCCAAGAAACCCTGCGTACGGCTTTAGCCATTGGTGCAGATCGTGCGATTTTGGTCGAGACCGATACTGAGTTGCAACCCTTGGCAGTAGCGAAGATTCTCAAGGCGCTCTCCGATAAAGAGCAAGTGCAAGTCATCATCCTCGGTAAACAAGCGATTGATGACGATAGCAATCAAACAGGTCAGATGTTGGCTAGCTTGATGGATATTCCACAAGCAACTTTTGCTTCTAAAGTAGTGATTGCTGATGGTAAAGCCACCGTGACTCGCGAGGTTGACGGTGGTTTAGAAACCATCGCTCTGTCATTGCCGGCAGTGATTACTACTGACTTGCGCCTCAATGAGCCGCGCTATGTCACTTTGCCCAACATCATGAAGGCTAAGAAGAAGACGATCGATATTGTTAAACCAGAAGATCTCGGTGTTGACATTGCCCCACGTCTGAAAACGCTCAAAGTAGAAGAGCCACCAAAGCGTAGTGCTGGTGTGATGGTTGCTGACGTAACCGCTCTGGTTGATAAACTCAAAAATGAAGCGAAGGTGATTTAA
- a CDS encoding electron transfer flavoprotein subunit alpha/FixB family protein, producing the protein MAALVIAEHDNQSLKAATLNAVAAALQCSPDVDVLVAGSGADAAATAAAQIAGVRKVIQIDAANLADQLAEPLAAQILSIANGYSHILAPATANGKNVLPRVAAKLDVAQLSDITKVISADTFERPIYAGNAIATVQSGDAVKVITVRTTGFDPVAATGGSAAIEKGAAADSAGKSSFVGRELTKSDRPELTAAKIIVSGGRGLGSGEKYQELVVPLADKLGAALGASRAAVDAGYVPNDYQVGQTGKIVAPQLYVAVGISGAIQHLAGMKDSKVIVAINKDPEAPIFGVADYGLVADLFTAVPELTKALS; encoded by the coding sequence ATGGCTGCTCTTGTAATTGCTGAACACGACAATCAATCCTTAAAGGCGGCGACCTTAAATGCCGTTGCTGCAGCTTTGCAGTGCTCCCCGGATGTGGATGTGTTGGTTGCTGGTAGTGGCGCTGACGCAGCTGCAACTGCAGCAGCTCAAATAGCCGGCGTACGCAAAGTGATTCAAATTGATGCCGCTAATTTGGCAGATCAATTGGCCGAACCTTTGGCCGCACAGATTCTTTCGATTGCGAATGGCTACAGCCATATCCTCGCACCAGCAACCGCTAATGGTAAGAATGTATTGCCACGCGTTGCTGCTAAGTTGGATGTGGCTCAGTTATCTGACATTACTAAAGTTATCTCTGCTGATACTTTTGAGCGTCCGATCTATGCAGGTAATGCAATTGCCACCGTTCAGTCTGGTGATGCGGTCAAAGTGATCACTGTGCGCACTACGGGATTTGATCCTGTAGCTGCTACTGGTGGATCTGCTGCAATTGAAAAGGGCGCCGCCGCTGATAGCGCTGGCAAGTCTTCTTTTGTCGGTCGTGAACTTACTAAATCAGATCGCCCAGAACTCACTGCGGCCAAGATCATCGTATCTGGCGGTCGTGGTTTGGGCTCTGGTGAAAAGTATCAGGAACTGGTTGTCCCTTTAGCGGACAAATTGGGTGCAGCCTTGGGTGCCTCACGCGCTGCTGTAGATGCGGGTTATGTCCCCAATGACTATCAAGTTGGTCAAACAGGCAAGATCGTTGCTCCACAACTATATGTTGCCGTTGGTATCTCGGGCGCGATTCAGCATTTGGCGGGTATGAAAGATTCCAAAGTGATTGTTGCCATTAATAAAGATCCTGAAGCACCAATCTTTGGTGTTGCAGATTACGGCTTAGTGGCTGACCTCTTCACCGCAGTACCTGAGTTAACGAAAGCCCTCTCATAA